In Pelobates fuscus isolate aPelFus1 unplaced genomic scaffold, aPelFus1.pri scaffold_24, whole genome shotgun sequence, one genomic interval encodes:
- the LOC134584839 gene encoding histone H1-like gives MSEAAPAPAAAPAVESASKKKQPKKAAGVKKAAKPSGPSVSELIVKAVSASKERSGVSLAALKKALAASGYDVEKNNSRLKLALKSLVTKSTLVQVKGSGASGSFKLNKKQAESKDKATKKKAPAKVKKPAPKKATKSPAKPKKVAAKSPKKAKKPAASAKKATKSPKKVKAAKPKKVVKSPAKKTVKSPAKKAAKPKAAKSPAKAKKAAPKKK, from the coding sequence ATGTCTGAAGCCGCCCCAGCTCCCGCCGCCGCACCTGCGGTAGAAAGCGCCTCCAAGAAGAAGCAGCCCAAGAAAGCAGCCGGTGTCAAGAAAGCCGCTAAGCCCTCCGGTCCTAGCGTGTCCGAGCTCATTGTCAAAGCTGTGTCCGCTTCTAAAGAGCGCAGCGGGGTGTCCCTGGCAGCTCTGAAGAAGGCTTTGGCTGCTTCTGGTTATGATGTGGAAAAGAATAACAGCCGCCTCAAGCTGGCTCTCAAGAGCTTGGTGACTAAAAGCACTCTCGTCCAGGTCAAAGGAAGCGGAGCTTCCGGCTCCTTCAAGCTCAACAAAAAGCAGGCGGAGAGCAAGGACAAGGCTACCAAGAAAAAGGCACCGGCTAAAGTCAAGAAGCCTGCCCCGAAGAAAGCCACCAAGTCTCCAGCCAAACCTAAGAAGGTAGCTGCAAAGAGCCCGAAAAAGGCCAAAAAGCCGGCCGCCTCCGCTAAAAAGGCCACCAAAAGTCCGAAGAAAGTCAAAGCCGCCAAGCCCAAGAAGGTAGTGAAAAGCCCGGCTAAGAAGACCGTGAAGAGCCCTGCCAAAAAGGCAGCCAAACCCAAAGCCGCAAAGAGTCCTGCAAAGGCTAAAAAGGCAGCTCCCAAAAAGAAATAA
- the LOC134584779 gene encoding histone H3, translating into MARTKQTARKSTGGKAPRKQLATKAARKSAPATGGVKKPHRYRPGTVALREIRRYQKSTELLIRKLPFQRLVREIAQDFKTDLRFQSSAVMALQEASEAYLVGLFEDTNLCAIHAKRVTIMPKDIQLARRIRGERA; encoded by the coding sequence ATGGCCAGAACTAAGCAGACAGCCCGTAAGTCGACCGGAGGCAAGGCTCCCCGCAAGCAGCTAGCCACCAAAGCTGCTAGAAAGAGCGCCCCAGCTACCGGGGGAGTGAAAAAGCCTCACCGTTACCGTCCAGGAACTGTGGCTCTCAGGGAGATCCGCCGTTATCAGAAGTCCACCGAGCTGCTCATCCGCAAGCTGCCCTTCCAGCGCCTTGTCCGTGAGATCGCTCAGGATTTCAAGACTGATCTGCGCTTCCAGAGCTCTGCTGTCATGGCTCTGCAAGAggctagcgaggcttacctggttgGTCTTTTTGAGGATACCAACTTGTGCGCCATCCACGCTAAGAGGGTCACAATCATGCCCAAAGACATCCAGCTGGCTCGTAGGATCCGAGGCGAACGTGCTTAA
- the LOC134584778 gene encoding histone H1-like has product MSEAAPAPAAAPAKAAKPSGPSVSELIVKAVSASKERSGVSLAALKKALAASGYDVEKNNSRLKLALKGLVTKSTLVQVKGSGASGSFKLNKKQAESKDKATKKKAPAKVKKPAPKKATKSPAKPKKVAAKSPKKAKKPAASAKKATKSPKKVKAAKPKKVVKSPAKKTVKSPAKKAAKPKAAKSPAKAKKAAPKKK; this is encoded by the exons ATGTCTGAAGCCGCCCCAGCTCCCGCCGCCGCACCTGCG AAAGCCGCTAAGCCCTCCGGTCCTAGCGTGTCCGAGCTCATTGTCAAAGCTGTGTCCGCTTCTAAAGAGCGCAGCGGGGTGTCCCTGGCAGCTCTGAAGAAGGCTTTGGCTGCTTCTGGTTATGATGTGGAAAAGAATAACAGCCGCCTCAAGCTGGCTCTCAAGGGCTTGGTGACTAAAAGCACTCTCGTCCAGGTCAAAGGAAGCGGAGCTTCCGGCTCCTTCAAGCTCAACAAAAAGCAGGCGGAGAGCAAGGACAAGGCTACCAAGAAAAAGGCACCGGCTAAAGTCAAGAAGCCTGCCCCGAAGAAAGCCACCAAGTCTCCAGCCAAACCTAAGAAGGTAGCTGCAAAGAGCCCGAAAAAGGCCAAAAAGCCGGCCGCCTCCGCTAAAAAGGCCACCAAAAGTCCGAAGAAAGTCAAAGCCGCCAAGCCCAAGAAGGTAGTGAAAAGCCCGGCTAAGAAGACCGTGAAGAGCCCTGCCAAAAAGGCAGCCAAACCCAAAGCCGCAAAGAGTCCTGCAAAGGCTAAAAAGGCAGCTCCCAAAAAGAAATAA